Proteins from a single region of Chlorocebus sabaeus isolate Y175 chromosome 25, mChlSab1.0.hap1, whole genome shotgun sequence:
- the LOC103230639 gene encoding lymphotactin encodes MTSEIGSALTIGGIKEVLKEPDPHSLPAQLSRTSAMRLLILALLGICCLTAYIVEGVGSEVSDKSTCVSFTIQQLPVNRIKTYTIKEGSLKAVIFITKRGLKVCADPQARWVKDVVKSMDRKSNTRNNMIQTKPTGTQQSTNTAVTLTG; translated from the exons GAAGTGCGCTGACCATTGGAGGCATAAAAGAGGTCCTCAAAGAGCCTGATCCTCACTCTCTCCCTGCCCAGCTCAGCAGGACCTCAGCCATGAGACTTCTCATCTTGGCCCTTCTTGGCATCTGCTGTCTCACTGCATACATTGTGGAAG GTGTAGGGAGTGAAGTCTCAGATAAGAGTACCTGTGTGAGCTTCACTATCCAGCAACTGCCAGTTAACAGAATCAAGACCTACACCATCAAGGAAGGCTCCTTGAAAGCAGTAAT TTTTATTACCAAACGTGGCCTAAAAGTCTGTGCTGATCCACAAGCCAGGTGGGTGAAAGACGTGGTCAAGAGCATGGACAGGAAATCCAACACCAGAAATAACATGATCCAGACCAAGCCAACAGGAACCCAGCAATCGACcaatacagctgtgactctgaCTGGGTAG